In Mercenaria mercenaria strain notata unplaced genomic scaffold, MADL_Memer_1 contig_4588, whole genome shotgun sequence, the genomic stretch CCTAAGTAAAAAAGGTAATCTGGTAAGACCTGAAATTATCGAAAGACATTAATAATATGTCAAGTCTAAGTTATTAGACTAAGGGAATTTATGTTTGATAAATTACTAAAAGTAACAGATGCTTTGACAGTACAATATGTAGGCAttgtacctaatttaaagaatatttaaaaaatgaagagcggcgtttggtccccagataaagtaaagggtttgccccaaacgagaaaacaatgggcagaactaaacaaactggaatttagggaggggatctgaggttatggagtctACGTaccacaggaactgtcaaaagacaaaattaaaaagcaggcaccatatccaaggggtgattaaacaatacccaaggctatgaaagcgggagtattggaaccacccaggccgaaatggtcatgtttaGAAACTAAAGAGTACcgataacacgacataaaagtcgtacTGAACGATctaagaagatcgaaatataacagccctgattgaatgtacggggagactttttacggccgccacacggcacaaacaacgctgctgtgataataaaatagagaaaagtagaaatttcacaggtcgcttaacacgacaaaaacggaaatgttgcaggctcggtttgattgagccggttcatggacggtagtgaaatcTAACACTATCTCCTTAATggtgagtgccaagcgaggaagctgtagtaccatttttacgcctttggtatgacgcagccggagattgaacccacgacctcccgcactcgaagcggacgctctaccactaggctaccgaagcGGTTGCGTTTAAGTATAGGACAAAAGTCTAGAAATATGGGAAAATAAAAGAAGACAATTTGAGAAATGTTACATGCATAACTGTGTGGTGGATGTAATATAGGTACATTACTTGTCCATCAcaatgaaatacattgaatatgaTTAGGGTTGACAGACGGTGTTCATTGacaaatttattttctacaaACCCTTGCCTTGAGTAAGGACGGTTTATGGTGAGTCACAAGAACGAACCAACATAACAACGAACGAAACAAAACCAAGTTTAATCCTCTAGGTAAAACGCAAAATGGTTAAGGCGAGTTTTCAGTAATAAGAAACACATTTACATGTTTAATGTTACAAATAGTTTGAAAATCATAGGTAATAGTGAACCGCttacaacattttcaaaattttatacaaTGAATTTTCAATAGCATTGGTAAATATTGTATACTACCAACAATTTCgaatcataaaacaaattttaaaaacatagcgTATTTGTTCATATAAAGGACATTTAATATTAGGTATAACactgaaaatttaatttgaaaacgattaaaattttgtttaaggtCTTCTAAAATATGAATACCTATTAGGTCATTGGATATGTAAACACCAATTTAAAAGGAAGCTGTGAACTGTGAACTGAATGTCGAATAGTTTTATATTATATGACTTAACTGTTGACATATAATCGTAGAATTTAATTTGgttcttttattttatctaaagtGTCATCCATTCACTAGAGTTTAATTGCTACAACCTTGTGACTAtggaaaaatttataaaattatactttTAGTGCAATCATTACATGTATCTACGAtatctgaaaataataatgaaaccAGCCGAATAACTCCTGCACTGTGATATCctattcaaaatatattatgcATGAAACTGTTTATTTTCTCCACCAACATTTGTATGAAGGCATTTGCCCATTTTTACACTCCTGTATTATAATAAACGTCGCATGAATTTTAATACTTCATATGTGCAAGGTCTTTGCAAAATAACGAACCACCATTTACTCATTGGGACTCTTTTCTATATCTAAATCCATCGTTTATGAGTAATATATTATGAAAAGAGTAGGAAAGGCTAGCTAAGGCTTTGCGGTAGAAATTGACGTATTTACGCCAAAAGCGCCAGGCAAATAACTTAAACTTTTTATCACCGAGATCACGTTTTGTCAAGTGAACACTTCATTGTCAAACATGCAATCAAGGGACCCATAGATAAGCATAAATGTgtgtttttatcttatttaagAGTGGCCTTTGCGATCGCCATATCCTGCGTCTTTTTGTTTCATACTGGAGGGTAAGTTGGAAAGTTTCTCTAGTTCCATCTATCTATCAGCTGTATTTTACTCAGATATTGCAAAAGTTTTGTTGAGGGAAATTTTAAGCgtgaaaagtaaaacaaaattcacatttttattcGTAACCATCTATTATATTGACAAGTTTCTTTAAACAATCTTATGAAATATGCAAATATTGGAAAGTTAAGTATAGAAGGAACATACATTAAATCAAGATAAGGGCTACAAAATTGTTTTTCGAATATGCGTTTTCTGTCATTGCAAGATCATTAACAGAAGttgctttttaaaacatttttgaagtttCGAAGCTATCTATTGTTCTAAACAAAACCAAAACGAAATAAGTAcaaaaagagctgtcactattggtgacaaatgacCCCTAAGTAGGCctaagaatgccacagttgtatttGCAAAGAAAACACAtctcattttgtgaccttgacctaaaaggCCTCTGTCATAATTGTGACacatctcaatatggttaacaaatgtgacaaattattttcgaatcccttgataaatggcagagttatggaccagacaagaaacacttctgacttctaagtttgaccttgaccttagagctaaggGTTTGAGTCTTGCACACGACACCACATTTTATtttagggaacatttatgccaagtaatttcattaatagcagagttatggaccggacaagtaAAAGACCATGCTTacatttgatctctaagtgtaaccttaaccttggagctaggggtctgggtcttgcgcatgacacgtcgcctcatTATGGTAAATTTTTCAGCCAAATtcttttaaaatccctttatggatggtaAAGTTATtaaccagacacgaaacagaccatgttaacatttgacctctaagtgtgaccttgaccttggagctaagatCTGAGTCTTTCGCCTGCTACTTTGTCATATTATGGTAAAAATGTatgccaagttacttcaaaatcccttcatgaatagAAGAGTTACAGCCTGGAAAAGAAATTACCGAACGCACGCAGGCATGCATGGACGGACatacggacagtgcgattttgaTATGCCCAAATTCGGGGGCATAAACAGTCAGATAAATTGAAAATTGATTAAGATGTAGTGGTTATCTTTGCATTCTTTCCATTCTTTCTGCAGTACACAGCATCTTACTGCAATataccaacatagtgtatttcatGATATTCTCATATTTGGGTTTTAAAGGTATATTTCTGACAACAGCCAATTGAGTAAAACGTAGATATTTAGAGGGCAGAGGTATTGTTATTATGCTATGTACTCCCTCTTAATGAAATCTACCATATGCTAATATCATCTTTTTTCTTCTTAGCACTTTTAAAGTTAACGACCAAAccaaacaaaagggccatgatggctctatatcgctcacctgttatcattgcacttgaggacaagaaggtcctcagaaaaaatatctaagtccaaaggacaggaacaacaaagggaagaaatttaaccaaaaagaaaaaaaaaatcttacaaggtacagatatgtctaaatacacctaaaacttggaggtaccatccatgttgaaCCATGGAAAAGTAGtctcggttttccctacggccaataataaaaatgttgctaaaaataagctatttatagtaacgtaaaagggaagtaattaaaaaaaaatattgtaagtgaacaaaagaaggatctgccaaataaatctgttgacataaatgaaatttcagatcagtatcttcattagttacggagatatacccattttaatttgaaataaagggaggtaatttgacataaaatcagtccatagttaactaccctgattggctcagaccaactaatgacaataatgaaatttcaaataagtcctataagtacttactgatataaatccattttgattacaatcaggggaggtaatcagatataaaataactctggaacctatgattggatctgatttgtcatggaatccaagatttattgttgttgaagatattttggaagtttgtatcaaataaaaccataaatgaagtctctatatggcttcaaaagccaaaatagccaagtttggacctttaaggggccataactctggaacccattagggaatctggccagttcaagaaaggaaccaagatcttgtggtaatacaagttgtgtgcaagtttggttaaaatcaaatcataaatgaagctgctattgtgcagacaaagtcaaaatagctatttttggccctttcaggggccataactctggaacccattaaaatcaggccggtttaaaaaaggaaccgagatcttatggtgacacaagtttgattaaattcaaatcataaatgaagctgctattgtgcagacaaggtctaaatagctaattcttgccctttgaggggccataactctagaacccataatggaatttcgccagttgaagaaaggaaccaagatcttatggtgatacaagttgtgtgcatgtctggttaaaataaaatcataaatgaagctgctattgtgcagacaaggtcaaaatagctaattctggccctttcaggggccataactctggaacccatacggaatctggccagttcaagaaaggaaacaagatcttatggtgatacaagttgtgtgccagtttggtaaaaatcaaattataaataaagctgctattgtgcagacaaggtcaaaatagctaattttggccctttcaggggccataactctggaacccataatgggatccggccagttcaagaaaggaaccgagatcttatgctgatacaagttatgtgtgcaagtttggtaaaaataaaataataaatgaaaccactatcgtgcagacaagaaattgttgatgcacggacggacgcacggacggactgacgacggacgacgaacgatgatcacaaaagctcaccttgtcactatgtgacaggtgagctaaaaagtaaaacaaaacaaaacaggtcAGACGGAGACACAGAGATACGTTCGGATAGCTGCCAATACCCACTCCCGCTTTCAAGACAGGGGATAAAATACATCTTTTGTCGACGGAGAAGCGACAGGGAATGATAAACACAAGATAAGTATCTTGTTTTTAAGAAATGACTCAAAATCGACATCGACATCGATCTAAACGAATGAGGAAAATAGTGTTACAGTACCTGGTTACATTATTCCGTTGGTTAAGCCTTTTTATTTCCTCTTCAGTCTTTATTACCTCCTCCTTTGATTTCTGTATCGCGATGAACAATGTTGTCATTTTATGATTCTTCTTTTCATTCATTTCGTTTTCGATGTCTTCAAATTGCGCCTTGAGTCCTTTATTTTGTTCAAGAATTTCTGTCAGTTTAGTTAGACAGTCCTCATTCATGTCCTTATTTCTTTTCGAAATCTTGCGATAATGAGTTTCTATTAACTCAGttaaagtttctttttgttgtttgattCTGGTTTCTGCTTCCTCTTGTAACTGTTTTGACAATTTCATATTTTCCGTAGTTTTTTCAATTGACCTCTCTATCTTTTTTCTGAGAGCTACAATATTTGTGTCATATTCTTTAAATTCCTCCGAATTTTCAAAATCATAAGCGACGTCATGTATGTATTGAAGTTTATGGTATTTATGACATTCATGAGAGCCGGTCTCTCTACAATCTCTGCAGTAAAGTTTGtcacattttgaacaaaataagtCTAAGGTTCTTTGGGGATGTATTGCACACGAttcagaaaatacatttttattcctCAAAGTTCCTTTTCCTGTgtcacattttttcttttttcctttacTCTTGTTTGCATGTGAtttaaacatgtttctttggTAGACAACAACACAAGATAAACACTTGAGTAAGTCTTTTACATTATATCAAAATGCAATCACTTCCTCctaaatgatataaaagaaagTTTTCCAACCTGTTTCGGGTCTACAATGATGCACATAATCAATATTTAAACTGATGTAATAATGTAATATGATCTAAAGGTTAAGTATAAACTTAACAATCTGGGTACCGTTTCACAAAAGATCTTAAAATAGTTTTAGTGTAAGATATATCTTATGCTTGACTTAAGAATTTGGGGTGTTATACAAAACAGAGCTTAgttatgatatcttattttttttcgtAACTTTAAAACTCGTCTAGGGCACTCTTAAATCGCTAAGATGGGACGGCGCCCATCATATTTTCAgtcttttcagttttcagtttatttcGTCGACAACACGATAAAACAGTAAGTAGCCGAGCGTAAGTAGATATTATTCGATGTACATGTTGCAAAACCGTGAGATGAGAAATTGGAAATCGATATTGGCCAATAACGGAGCGTGTTACAAACTGCTGAAAAGCTGAATCGAGACTCGGAAGCaattaaatatgtcaaaatattgaaGGCAATTTCCCTTTGTTAGCGTAAAGACCTTAAACAATACTGAATGTAAGAGGGCGATGATACATTACAGGTAGATGTCCCATATGACAGAAACGAATAACGCTAATAGTTCGAATTTAATTCATTATGCTTTTACACTACACAGTGCGCTTTATTGGAAGACGTTTAACTTAAAATGGAAGAGTGCACATTGTTTGTAAGTACTTTATCCTAGACAGTGGTACATAGTCGGACTAGGACCCAGGGCCGCTAGAGCGGACCCGAGGGTCCATgcagcccccacccccacccccagtcGGCTGAGAAGTGAGCCATCAAGATTCATACAACTATTTTGGCACATGaatatattttctcaaaatttagacctataAACGCACCaggggccaccattttatacctgtatttcaacaTTTACCAGGGGGAGAACCCTGGCCCTCCTACTATGactgtatttcataactttcTAAAGGGGATGGTGGAGAGAGACAGACCCCTGACCCCCTAACAAGGCCAGAGGACACCCATCCCCTTCCGATAGCTAAACGCTCTCTATTCGCCATGGCGACAAAAACTTCGTTCTAAACTGGTTTCCCGTACAGTtgaatatttctggatccgggcccgCACAGTGGTGTAAAAGTCAAAACATGGATAAACAGTTGATAATATGTAGGGGTTATATAAGTTCATACTTGCTGGAAATCCTCAGTTTTAACTGCATGTAAGGGGCAGACCAAGGTCAGGATATTGGTTTGGATATTGGTTTTATTAGTAGAATCATCACAAGTGAAGTGCCTCAGTCTCAGCAACTCTAAAATTTTCTGTTGTAAATATTTACACGTGTTACAATGGACAATTTCGCCCTCTACTTAAGCCAATATACTAATAGTGTtagtggattcagtgttgttataaatattttcttgtcgCCTTTGTGTCCGTAGTGACTACTCGATGTTCATGTGTAATAGACTTCTGCTTTAGTccgtgctagggggcatgaggggtgtcgcactttccactacctctcatgaacagtccaagtctgctattatgttgcttggttgcattctctgcttccaaaggatcttctgacagtttttgttattttgaaattgaattaaAGTAGCCTAAAACTTCTCCCACTTTATTAAGCTCTTCATATcataacaagagtgcaagactGTCACAACATAaacccgtcatcgaacttggcctaatccgaaggccataatccaagactgcCGGCATTTGGCCGGTTATCAAACTTTActgagatattatgtccacaaacattgtcagcaagtttggagaaaattggatgaaaattgTTTAACTTATAGACCTTATAAGGCTAAATCTGCAGTTTTTCGAATAATATAAGATACATAATACAAGAGAGCTtgaggcgatttggctggttatcaaacttggccgataTATTATACCCACATTGTCAGCAAGTCATGGGAAGAacggatgaaaactattcgacttagacagcagacatgctttggacgcaGTCTGTCCAtcgccacaggtgttcacataatacaacAACggcgtataaaaatgcaaaatgaatgcaAGACTTTGGTGTGCATCCCCCTTAATCCACctacgaaaaaaaaataaaaaaaaaaaaaaaaaaaaaaaacaagcacaacCTCTTTGCCAAACAGTTTACCTCGACTATTAAATAGAGGATGCGGGTTCGATTCATAGCAAATGCGAGGCAAATATCTTTTATGCCTTTTTTTAAGAGGGACATTATAACACGATGGCCCAGATGGCCTGTTAGTCTGAAGAATGTGAAGATCTAAGTTGCCAGTCTCTAGCTATTTCTATCCTTAAACCAGtcaaaaactgaaattgaagaATGGACTTACCTAGCTCACCATAATACCTTTCAGGCTGAATGAATGTCGACCTTCTAAGTGTACAGTGGACAGAAAGGCCTTCAGATGGACAACTCCACAGTCTTCTTTTGGGCAAGCTGGCCTTCTGACAGATGACAAAGTGATAGTCAAATCTTTTCGACTAGGCTCTTTAGTCTGTTTTGGGACTAGTAGGTCTTCCGATTGACAGGCCTTTGGACTTGCAGACCATTGACATTGACCAATAGGCAGTCACGCTTTCTGTCATGttcataaaacttttatttactttagattttcaacaaactgcaagtTAACTTATCAATCAAAACAGTCATGTTCAGTGTACAAACCTATAAACTATATATAGTAAAGTTTGAATAGTACATGTCTTGCCAACAGCAATCCTAAAACGAGCATTAAAGATGAACCTTATCTACttatatttttcagacttctaAGTGGACTCGGGAAAGTGCAAAACTATTATCAGCATGATGTCATGTTCAGTTACTGCACATTGCAAAGTGAATGTTCTCTGTTACTGTTACTGAATTGATTCACTTTAAATGATATGTCCACCAACTTAAGATTCATGAGTGGAAGTTGTCGGCTACTTGCAGAGACAACTTAGTCCAGAATCACTAGGTAAACTAAATCAAATCACCATagcattaaggggacgcatattgctacattcacagttcatacagaaatggggaaggggtgcatattcaagaaatcgatggtgggaaaataaaaaacatattcctaaactgatataatactgatggacacctgtaatattcagtattttgtggataaggatgtggtactatgaatgtaataggaaaacagaggtctttatgaaagtacattcaacacaaaatattaagcttttgtatatggaaaaaacaggttttttacaataacagtgttccaaataatgttgaagggatgagattttctttctaacacaccaggtttgcttaaacatgtaaaaatttaacgcaacgtcatttcagctcgggatggacgccatatttctcattgataaaaatgtaaacaaaaaaaatcagattgggattagcattgcaagggcataacatgacgttctacacaatgaataccttagaacagatatctaagatgctacacaggtcaggcgggtaaaatgcataatggcgatcacttgaaattcatcttgaaaaggtggttaatttcagtttgtttacatggtttttaattttcccacgacttctcggcgattcactgcaaatgtattactgcgccggacgaaaggtaactctaataaacaacgggagacaacttaggtgtcagcacgtgtacgatttttaaaaaaacatgtcgatgattataatttcttatcaaataatgaatcctattcagatattcgtctttaatattagaaaattattaatttctgtggacatttgtcaaaaaatattacttacattggactactttgcgcatcaaactggtttccgcttcagttgtgaggcacttccgttatactttttgacaacaataacaaaacacaaaatgaatcaataaagtcacttataaaccgattgctacttaaatcagtgtaagtaaagttgttgttacaacattatacatgttcgttacgttatgagataaagtttatcttgaactgcataatccattaattacgtttagatgatattgcatttacaacttatttgaccccattttttacgtgaatgacagcattctcgtgcaactcgtgcaaacagagttatgaaaagtatggtggagaattcaaggacaaattataaatgacattaaagtgaggataactgtatattcgtccagttttgatcattgacatgcctgctgtgtattagtaacttttgtgaacaagattagaatgttacttttgcacatatacacattgattggacctctcaaccaaatttcataccttattttagggatttttaagacaatacattttcaaaagtttgttcaatgtgttttgatatttaagtgcattgtagttcatgaataccaagttaaaaattaataatggcaacatttctaggcccttattgtaagccactagacttctgtaacgataaatgttttatgtattaaggggaatatactcttttagttttggaatgtggcattccttgaccaccgtatcttttcttatgcactactttgtaaacaaactaaataatgtgttttagcttacatatgcaaaatgaaaagcaagacagtgaccatatttcacattctttctttaaattagaatctgtaggacattgataaatgtttggacaaggtgaagcactattattttcgcaccaaaaagtcttaattgttgactttgaatgtacacaataagtcttatgtaattcaacaataactttcttgtttcagttttctcatttttattttattgagcaatcctttgtgtacttataacagttgaaacagtatccatttcatgtaccaaaacgttgtacttttttgcaggtaaattttatcataccccacccacttttttctaatttcaaagtatgcgtccccttaaatatactcagcgtcactgaacaGTTACTACCTTgtacctctttactattttatacaatatcgacgtcactttttcatagCCTGTGCGCAGTCTATTACTCAtggaccctgtctgatcatgtctcctaacccatttcatgactgtcaggtgagaacagcacatacgatgTGCAATTTtgcgacatgaaagttcggcgtcaaccatggcaatggcctgatggcgctgatcgtgccttaaacgtggcattcttagcaaggatattctgggttttttaacgtattccttttattctgt encodes the following:
- the LOC123526975 gene encoding uncharacterized protein LOC123526975 yields the protein MFKSHANKSKGKKKKCDTGKGTLRNKNVFSESCAIHPQRTLDLFCSKCDKLYCRDCRETGSHECHKYHKLQYIHDVAYDFENSEEFKEYDTNIVALRKKIERSIEKTTENMKLSKQLQEEAETRIKQQKETLTELIETHYRKISKRNKDMNEDCLTKLTEILEQNKGLKAQFEDIENEMNEKKNHKMTTLFIAIQKSKEEVIKTEEEIKRLNQRNNVTRYVFEAGEQALTFMKNMEDFGDLVEESLNSGEKDNTFTTVGPLDITLDDNRRRENTTPQLRMTLLKPISRHQSLLVLPSQLKSAKLHEERVYSQPQFADSAVSMSSLQQLSKDSKESLNSSSGSSEAVPKDIP